In Acipenser ruthenus chromosome 16, fAciRut3.2 maternal haplotype, whole genome shotgun sequence, the following proteins share a genomic window:
- the LOC131697746 gene encoding uncharacterized protein LOC131697746 has protein sequence MNRADYGWDKHLNVSFVGEQGLDSGGPRRNLMELTVRGLINWGGLWCGKEGHLIPAPDFLTLQNRSHCMAGRIVGTVLVQSSLQLNIFAESLINTIAGINQWFVEDVADETVQSKLKEILDYRGRRDWTGDPVVEKIAENISFLGEVNDAQKKDFTQAAARYYTSVVNRAQIEEFKEGLETFGIATLIRKHPDVMKLLLCGQKRATVQPDEVYDMFEAELSEVGSNQRDLEEEAMMHFMLFLSSLTNLNAACSLEDLLRFLTGAKQFPIGGYEIQPTIEFIRGSQFPTVSTCGLVLRLPIGLTEEQFKTNFEFAVRSCHDFSFV, from the exons ATGAACCGAGCTGATTATGGTTGGGACAAACATCttaatgtttcttttgttggagAACAAGGGCTTGATTCTGGAGGACCTAGGCGCAATCTAATGGAACTGACTGTTCGTGGACTGATCAACTGGGGAGGACTTTGGTGTGGGAAAGAAGGACACCTCATTCCAGCTCCTGACTTTTTAACATTGCAGAACAGATCCCATTGTATGGCAGGGAGGATTGTTGGCACTGTTCTCGTTCAGAGTTCTCTACAGCTCAATATTTTTGCAGAATCTCTGATCAACACCATTGCAGGAATCAACCAGTGGTTTGTAGAGGATGTTGCTGATGAAACTGTCCAAAGCAAGCTGAAAGAG ATATTAGACTATCGGGGAAGGAGGGACTGGACTGGCGATCCAGTTGTGGAGAAAATAGCAGAAAACATCAGCTTTCTAGGGGAGGTCAATGATGCCCAAAAAAAAGACTTCACCCAAGCGGCTGCAAGATATTACACTTCCGTAGTGAATCGTGCTCAAATTGAAGAATTCAAAGAAGGGCTCGAAACATTTGGAATTGCAACATTGATAAGAAAACATCCAG ATGTGATGAAGTTGCTTTTGTGTGGCCAGAAAAGAGCAACAGTACAGCCTGATGAAGTATATGACATGTTTGAGGCAGAGCTGTCAGAAGTGGGGTCAAATCAAAGGGATTTGGAGGAAGAGGCGATGATGCATTTCATGCTGTTTTTAAGCAGCTTGACAAACCTAA atGCAGCATGTTCCTTGGAGGATCTACTGAGGTTCCTAACTGGAGCAAAACAGTTTCCCATTGGTGGATATGAGATTCAGCCAACTATAGAATTCATTAGAGGTTCACAATTCCCAACTGTAAGCACCTGTGGTCTTGTTTTGAGGCTGCCAATCGGCTTGACAGAAGAACAATTCAAAACTAATTTTGAATTTGCTGTCCGAAGCTGCCATGACTTTTCCTTTGTTTAG
- the LOC117412519 gene encoding uncharacterized protein LOC117412519 — protein sequence MMTRLGFGITLLLAVLATDVWTQNPPPGFVTTECLGNLMMIMLDKSFLVGKHFRIDIIDVKGTPVSISPRLATQCGYSLTIDFLGNARFLASVLSCFIQNTNDETYRLAVLIRVSPNDDMSLASSYTQTMTCVYSQWAAREILCERNYMEVSVRRGIPLIDSKVSRDEPDWANIYPEATAADYAIWQVVFHLAQNKKKELTVAQAMLSGYGINTTPTRIMLRAAYNATETQPQLIQTVPMAVLRSTTFYKQRWMVLMVDTAIACPTDGTSFTDEMIVWRVPRVIPPLVPTTPLTSLNVQMGIDGRKLDPATVNNRRYVLDVGPELITIKIPVGADGGYYKSNVLNNTYAISYSIAPMLEHTWQDVDEKTKHTILHPITTPLMPRPPFVINNTVPKDRVFNVTLGIFLPDVDLVDVTFGLETLTVPEANLKGYNIQEHVFPNGSKTYMLQVPFEDPDVKKEVTPPDTRTYILPLTYLLNIVPENKPFTHHAEVQASVKDIILPTVTGYCDVAGFYVLVKYGNMGRNWIPYVGSRELGGSLLALYKYNANSTNFWITMPYNAIDSTYEVIKSSEIRSRLDLTLKDIETMLVLTSFSLSCSFPTKMIDCFSNGTMAALAVKVESVSGLLPNQLTLRDPSCRPLQSDAVSAVFYFNVNSCGTTRRFDNNLLTYENEVLSTTFGPSYRLSIVCHYVVNGTKVVQFSYQNNPALVVQPGLGDLVVVMRLALDSTYKDFYGRQDYPVVKYLRTPLYFEVELLYSRDPQAELFLENCWATYSADRDSLPKWDVVVDSCENSADTYKTVFHPVSSNARVVFPSHLKRFEVKMFSFTRDRTALKGQIYFHCGVVICDANRQSDSLCRRQCIPGKQRLGRSVEGKDEVAVKALVSSGPIHLEQYGSYPSEVKTTQAVLWFPLVATLVCAVVLFISGIVAFIHIQKHV from the exons ATGATGACACGTCTTGGATTTGG aataacattgctgttagcgGTGTTAGCCACTGACGTTTGGACCCAAAACCCGCCCCCAG GGTTTGTGACAACAGAATGCCTGGGAAACTTGATGATGATTATGCTGGATAAGTCTTTTCTTGTGGGGAAACACTTCCGCATCGATATTATTG ATGTCAAGGGGACCCCTGTTTCCATATCTCCAAGACTAGCAACACAGTGTGGATATAGCCTAACCATTGACTTCTTGGGGAATGCCAggttccttgcttctgtgctgagctgctttatTCAGAACACA AATGATGAGACCTACCGGCTTGCTGTACTAATCCGTGTTTCTCCCAATGATGATATGTCCTTGGCTTCCTCCTATACGCAAACTATGACTTGTGTTTATTCTCAATGGGCAGCAAGGGAAATTCtatgtgaaagaaactacatggag GTTTCCGTAAGACGAGGCATACCACTTATTGATTCAAAAGTTTCTCGGGATGAGCCTGACTGGGCCAACATATATCCTGAG GCAACTGCTGCCGACTATGCAATCTGGCAAGTAGTGTTTCATCTcgcacaaaataaaaagaaagagctgactgttgctcaggccatgtTGAGTGGTTATGGAATAAACACTACCCCGACCAGAATCATGCTACGAGCTGCCTACAATGCAACAGAAACTCAGCCTCAACTG atccaaactgtaccaatggcagTCCTAAGGTCAACTACCTTctataagcaaagatggatggtcttgatggtggacactgcaatTGCATGCCCTACTG ATGGTACGTCATTCACAGATGAGATGATTGTATGGAGAGTTCCCCGTGTCATACCTCCCCTTGTTCCTACAACACCACTTACTAGCCTCAATGTTCAAATGGGAATTGATGGACGCAAGCTTGACCCGGCAACAGTTAATAATAGAAGATACGTCCTGGATGTGGGTCCTGAGCTAATCACAATTAAAATTCCAGTGGGCGCAGATGGTGGATATTATAAG AGCAATGTCTTGAACAACACCTATGCAATTTCTTATTCTATTGCtccaatgctggagcatacctggcagGATGTGGATGAGAAGACAAAGCACACgatacttcatccaataaccactcctttgATGCCGAGGCCACCTTTTGTCATAAACa acactgttcctaaagacagagtgttcaatgtgaccctggggatattcctgcctgatgtggatCTTGTAGATGTTACGTTTGGTCTTGAGACTTTGACAGTGCCAGAGGCTAATCTAAAAGGGTATAATATCCAGGAGCACGTCTTTCCCAATGGCTCCAAGACCTACAtgctccaggtgccatttgaggaccctGATGTAAAGAAAGAG GTAACccctccagacaccagaactTATATTCTacccctgacctacttgctgaatattGTGCCAGAGAACAAGCCTTTTACCCATCATGCTGAAGTGCAAGCCTCTGTGAAAGATATCA TTCTACCTACAGTCACTGGCTATTGTGATGTTGCTGGATTCTATGTCCTGGTAAaatatggcaacatgggtcgcaactggattccttatgtgggctcaagagaacttggtggaagttTGCTTGCCCTATACAAGTATAATGCTAACTCAACAAACTTCTGGATAACTATGCCTTACAATGCAATTGATtccacatatgaa GTGATCAAATCTTCGGAGatcagaagcaggcttgacttgaccttgaaggatattgaGACCATGTTGGTGCTGACTAGCTtctctctgtcctgcagtttccctacaaagatgattg ATTGCTTCtccaatggaactatggcagctcttgctgtgaaagtggaatctgtatCTGGACTGCTTCCAAATCAACTAACATTAAGAGACCCTAGCTGCAGACCCCTTCAGTCTGATGCTGTCAGTGCAGTcttctacttcaatgtcaactcctgtggaaCAACCAGAAGG tttgacaacaacctcctgacttatgagaatgaagtgctgtcTACAACCTTTGGTCCATCTTACCG GTTAAGCATTGTCTGTCACTATGTGGTCAATGGcaccaaggtagtacagttctcgtaccagaataatcctgctcTTGTCGTGCAGCCTGGCTTGGGTGACCTTGTTGTCGTAATGCGGCTTGCACTAG ATTCAACCTACAAGGACTTCTATGGAAGACAGGACTACCCTGTTGTCAAGTACTTAAGAacacccttgtattttgaggtggagctcctgtacagcagggatccacaagctgaattgtttttggagaactgctgggcaacctattctgctgacagggaCAGCCTtccaaagtgggatgttgttgtagaCAG TTGTGAGAACTCTGCTGACACCTACAAGACAgtctttcacccagtctccagcaacgCAAGAGTGGTGTTCCCCTCTCATCTGAAGAgatttgaagtgaaaatgttctCCTTCACTAGAGACAGGACTGCACTGAAAGGGCAG atttacttccactgcggtgttgtgatatgtgatgCAAACAGGCagtcagacagcctctgtaggaGGCAGTGCATTCCAGGGAAGCAGAGGCTTG GACGCAGTGTTGAGGGGAAGGATGAGGTAGCAGTAAAGGCACTTGTGTCTTCAGGACCAATCCATTTGGAGCAATATGGATCCTATCCCTCTGAAGTCAAAACGA CCCAAGCTGTTCTGTGGTTTCCTCTGGTAGCTACCCTTGTGTGTGCAGTGGTCCTATTTATCTCTGGGATTGTAGCTTTTATCCACATACAAAAGCatgtatga